In Phocoena phocoena chromosome 8, mPhoPho1.1, whole genome shotgun sequence, the following are encoded in one genomic region:
- the OR10A5 gene encoding olfactory receptor 10A5, giving the protein MAEGNWTRFSEFILMSFSSLPSEIQSLLFLIFLIIYLVTLLGNSLIILVTLADPMQHSPMYFFLRNLSFIEIGFNLVIVPKMLGTLIAQDTTISFLGCATQMYFFFFFGVFECFLLATMAYDRYVAICNPLYYPVVMNPKTWAKLAVASWFAGISMATVQTTWLFSFPFCGTKVNHFFCDSPPVLRPVCADTALFEIYAIVGTILVLMIPRLLILCSYTCIIAAILKIPSAKGKRKDFSACSSHLLLVSLFYVSLSLIYFRPKSNNSPESKKVLSLSYTVMTPILNPIIYSLRNNEVKNALVRTFYKALGLRDCIP; this is encoded by the coding sequence ATGGCTGAAGGAAACTGGACAAGATTTAGTGAGTTTATCCTCATGAGTTTCTCTTCCCTACCTAGTGAAATACAGTCATTACTCTTCCTGATATTTTTAATCATCTACCTGGTCACCCTGCTGGGAAACAGCCTCATCATTCTGGTTACCTTGGCTGACCCCATGCAGCACAGCCCCATGTACTTCTTCCTCAGGAACTTGTCTTTCATAGAGATTGGCTTCAACTTAGTCATTGTGCCCAAGATGCTGGGGACCCTGATTGCGCAGGACACAACCATCTCCTTTCTTGGCTGTGCCACTCAgatgtatttcttcttcttctttggggTTTTTGAATGTTTCCTCCTGGCCACAATGGCATATGACCGCTATGTAGCCATCTGCAATCCCTTGTACTACCCAGTCGTCATGAACCCTAAGACGTGGGCAAAACTGGCTGTTGCCTCCTGGTTTGCAGGCATTTCCATGGCTACTGTGCAGACCACATGGCTCTTCAGCTTTCCATTCTGTGGCACCAAGGTGAATCACTTCTTCTGTGACAGCCCACCTGTGCTGAGGCCGGTCTGTGCAGACACGGCACTGTTTGAGATCTATGCCATTGTTGGGACCATTCTGGTCCTCATGATACCCCGCTTGCTGATCCTATGTTCCTACACTTGCATCATTGCCGCCATCCTCAAGATTCCATCAGCTAAAGGGAAGCGCAAAGACTTCTCTGCCtgctcctcccacctccttcttGTCTCCCTTTTCTATGTATCTTTAAGCCTCATCTATTTCCGCCCTAAGTCCAATAATTCTCCTGAGAGCAAGAAGGTGCTATCACTGTCCTATACTGTTATGACTCCCATTTTGAACCCCATAATTTACAGCCTGAGAAATAATGAGGTGAAGAATGCCCTTGTCCGGACCTTCTACAAGGCCCTAGGCCTTAGAGACTGCATCCCATAG